A region from the Arachis ipaensis cultivar K30076 chromosome B01, Araip1.1, whole genome shotgun sequence genome encodes:
- the LOC107635950 gene encoding SWI/SNF-related matrix-associated actin-dependent regulator of chromatin subfamily A-like protein 1 isoform X2: MQYMSGFLRKKWVASGLMEVHLLHKATIGYRFPGKDYIKAALQSIKAGEVGLTLTAASTVIFAEQSWTPDDLIQAEDRAHRIGHVSSVNIYYLLANDMVDDIIWDVVQFKPDNLGQMLDGHENTLAVSNNQPLSSPAKHTTIEHSPSRQRTLDQFVRRCDKVDRSEHQPDLRRTCQS; the protein is encoded by the exons ATGCAATACATGAGTGGCTTCTT AAGAAAAAAGTGGGTTGCATCTGGATTGATGGAGGTACACCTGCTGCACAAGGCAACAATTGGTTACAGATTTCCAGGAAAAGATTATATCAAGGCAGCTCTG CAATCCATTAAAGCTGGAGAAGTTGGATTAACTTTAACTGCTGCAAGCACAGTTATCTTTGCTGAACAATCCTGGACTCCAGATGACCTAATTCAGGCCGAAGATCGCGCTCATAGAATTGGCCAC GTCTCATCAGTAAATATATACTACTTGTTGGCAAATGATATGGTTGATGACATCATATG GGATGTGGTGCAATTCAAACCGGATAATTTGGGGCAG ATGTTAGATGGCCATGAGAACACCTTAGCTGTGTCAAATAATCAGCCATTGAGTAGCCCTGCAAAGCATACTACTATTGAGCATAGCCCTTCAAGGCAGAGAACTCTTGACCAGTTTGTCAGAAGATGTGATAAAGTGGATAGGTCGGAACATCAGCCTGACCTGAGACGGACCTGTCAGTCATGA